Proteins encoded together in one Streptomyces sp. NA04227 window:
- a CDS encoding EI24 domain-containing protein, with the protein MRDFRVGFGHLVKGQRWVARHGRSYGLGLLPGLVTLVLYLAALTSLALWGTDLTEWATPFADDWSSPWRGLFRGFLTAVLFALALMLSVLTFTAVTLLVGQPFYEKLSERVDRSESPDGTAPESNLPLLRELWISARDSLRILLRAGLWGVLLFACGFVPVVGQTAVPVAGVLVTGFFLTEELTSIALQRRGVELRERLALLRSHKRLIWGFGAPLAVCFMVPFVAVFLMPGAVAGATLLVRTLRGEDQNDAENESWDRYGPPADGPYQGPNQGQYQGS; encoded by the coding sequence ATGCGTGACTTCAGGGTGGGATTCGGCCATCTGGTCAAGGGACAGCGGTGGGTTGCCCGGCACGGCAGGAGCTACGGACTCGGCCTGCTGCCGGGCCTGGTCACCCTGGTCCTGTACCTCGCGGCGCTGACCTCGCTCGCGCTGTGGGGCACCGACCTGACCGAGTGGGCGACGCCGTTCGCCGACGACTGGTCCTCGCCCTGGCGCGGCCTGTTCCGCGGCTTCCTCACGGCCGTCCTGTTCGCCCTCGCGCTGATGCTGTCGGTGCTCACCTTCACCGCCGTCACCCTGCTCGTCGGCCAGCCCTTCTACGAGAAGCTCTCCGAGCGCGTCGACCGCTCCGAGTCCCCGGACGGCACCGCCCCCGAGTCCAACCTGCCGCTCCTTCGCGAACTGTGGATCTCCGCCCGGGACAGCCTGCGCATCCTGCTGCGCGCGGGCCTGTGGGGCGTACTGCTCTTCGCCTGCGGCTTCGTGCCGGTCGTCGGCCAGACCGCGGTGCCGGTGGCGGGCGTCCTGGTCACCGGTTTCTTCCTCACCGAGGAACTCACCTCGATCGCCCTCCAGCGCCGCGGCGTCGAACTCCGGGAGCGGCTGGCCCTGTTGCGCTCCCACAAGCGCCTGATCTGGGGCTTCGGCGCCCCGCTCGCGGTCTGCTTCATGGTGCCGTTCGTCGCCGTCTTCCTGATGCCGGGCGCGGTCGCGGGGGCCACTCTTCTGGTGCGCACCCTTCGGGGCGAGGACCAGAACGACGCAGAGAACGAGTCCTGGGACAGGTACGGCCCGCCTGCCGACGGGCCGTACCAAGGGCCGAACCAAGGCCAGTACCAAGGAAGTTGA
- a CDS encoding SGNH/GDSL hydrolase family protein, with translation MRMSRGHTAVGTTALLAAVSVTGCGLIGDDAPDSGHSTTRPDQPTRRAPVWDPSPASVAAVGDSITRGFDACSVLSDCPEVSWSTGSDKGVRSLAVRLLGRTGAAERSWNHARSGARMADLNGQMRRAAAHRPGLVTVLAGANDACRDTAAAMTPVSDFRSQFETAMRTLRRASPRTQVYVSSVPDLKRLWSEGRANPLGKQIWKLGICPSMLADADAVDARATQRRDSVLNRVVEYNTVLREVCAADQRCRFDDNAVFDYRFGTGQLSPWDWFHPSKNGQSRLAEIAYRAVTAKTPADSAAPPAP, from the coding sequence ATGCGAATGAGCCGTGGGCACACCGCTGTTGGCACCACCGCCCTGCTCGCCGCCGTGAGCGTGACGGGCTGCGGACTGATCGGCGACGACGCGCCGGACTCCGGCCACTCGACCACCCGCCCGGACCAACCCACCCGCCGGGCACCGGTCTGGGACCCCTCACCGGCTTCGGTGGCCGCGGTCGGCGACTCCATCACCCGCGGCTTCGACGCGTGCAGTGTGCTCAGCGACTGTCCCGAGGTCTCCTGGTCCACCGGAAGCGACAAGGGCGTACGCAGTCTCGCGGTGCGTCTGCTCGGCCGGACCGGGGCCGCCGAACGCAGCTGGAACCACGCCCGTTCGGGCGCCCGAATGGCCGATCTGAACGGCCAGATGCGCCGGGCCGCCGCCCACCGGCCCGGCCTTGTCACGGTCCTCGCCGGGGCCAACGACGCCTGCCGTGACACCGCCGCCGCGATGACCCCGGTGAGCGATTTCCGCAGCCAGTTCGAGACGGCGATGCGGACGCTGCGCCGCGCGTCGCCGCGGACCCAGGTGTACGTGTCCAGCGTGCCGGACCTGAAACGGCTGTGGTCCGAGGGGCGCGCGAACCCGCTCGGCAAGCAGATCTGGAAGCTCGGCATCTGCCCCTCGATGCTGGCCGACGCGGACGCCGTCGACGCCCGCGCCACGCAGCGGCGTGACAGCGTCCTGAACCGGGTGGTGGAGTACAACACGGTGCTGCGCGAGGTCTGCGCGGCCGACCAGCGGTGCCGTTTCGACGACAACGCCGTCTTCGACTACCGCTTCGGCACCGGCCAGTTGAGCCCCTGGGACTGGTTCCACCCCAGCAAGAACGGCCAGTCGAGGCTCGCCGAGATCGCCTACCGCGCGGTCACCGCGAAGACTCCCGCCGACAGCGCCGCCCCGCCCGCCCCCTGA
- a CDS encoding acyltransferase family protein, whose protein sequence is MPHAGPDRVTMPSARENSAPARASPAAGPGTRDRPESPQPEASQPAPSQSEAPQSTAARTGEARTEEKRPDAGRDPFLDNAKYLTILCVGVGHFLEPLTYDSRLTQALYFVIYAFHMPAFILVSGHLSRGYTGTPRQVARLVTGIAVPYVTVQFCYTLFMRWAAEDPDREFAFNRPGFALWFLVALFLWRLTTPLWRNLRCPLTVSLGIAAAASVTPSMGEDFSLMRMLQYLPFFVLGLRLEPEHFGLLTRRPVRLAALPVFAAALLCAYWAVPRMDPGWFGRTKSAAEFGVPTWAGVVMFLAMSTAAVVLSACFLALVPRHRTWFTALGAGTLYAYLLHIFLVKSSREFDWYEPQWLREPASVVVVVLLASAVMTVLCTPVVRRLFRYVVEPRADWLFRSGGGRKA, encoded by the coding sequence ATGCCCCACGCAGGACCCGATCGTGTCACCATGCCGTCCGCCCGCGAGAACTCCGCCCCGGCACGGGCGTCACCCGCGGCCGGTCCCGGAACCCGCGACCGGCCCGAGTCGCCACAGCCCGAGGCATCACAGCCCGCGCCGTCACAGTCCGAGGCGCCGCAGTCCACAGCGGCGCGGACCGGCGAGGCGCGGACCGAGGAGAAGCGGCCGGACGCGGGCCGTGACCCGTTCCTGGACAACGCCAAGTACCTGACCATCCTGTGCGTCGGCGTCGGCCACTTCCTCGAACCGCTGACCTACGACAGCCGCCTCACCCAGGCGCTCTACTTCGTCATCTACGCCTTCCACATGCCCGCGTTCATCCTCGTCTCCGGGCACCTGTCCCGCGGCTACACCGGCACGCCGCGGCAGGTGGCGCGGCTGGTCACGGGGATCGCGGTGCCGTATGTGACGGTCCAGTTCTGCTACACGCTGTTCATGCGGTGGGCGGCCGAGGACCCGGACCGCGAATTCGCCTTCAACCGGCCGGGGTTCGCGCTGTGGTTCCTGGTGGCGCTGTTCCTGTGGCGGCTGACCACGCCGCTGTGGCGGAACCTGCGCTGTCCGCTCACCGTCTCGCTGGGCATAGCGGCCGCGGCGAGCGTCACCCCGTCCATGGGCGAGGACTTCTCGCTGATGCGGATGCTCCAGTACCTGCCGTTCTTCGTCCTCGGACTGCGCCTGGAACCCGAGCACTTCGGGCTGCTGACCCGGCGCCCGGTACGGCTCGCGGCGCTGCCGGTGTTCGCGGCCGCGCTGCTGTGCGCGTACTGGGCGGTGCCGCGGATGGATCCCGGCTGGTTCGGGCGGACCAAGTCCGCGGCCGAGTTCGGGGTGCCGACCTGGGCGGGCGTGGTGATGTTCCTCGCGATGTCGACGGCCGCGGTGGTACTGAGCGCCTGCTTCCTGGCCCTGGTCCCGCGCCACCGCACCTGGTTCACCGCCCTCGGCGCGGGCACCCTGTACGCCTATCTGCTGCACATCTTCCTGGTGAAGTCCTCCCGCGAGTTCGACTGGTACGAGCCGCAGTGGCTGCGCGAACCGGCGAGCGTCGTGGTGGTGGTCCTGCTGGCCTCGGCGGTGATGACGGTGCTGTGCACACCGGTGGTGCGCAGGCTTTTCCGGTACGTGGTCGAGCCTCGGGCGGACTGGTTGTTCCGGTCCGGGGGCGGGCGGAAGGCATGA
- a CDS encoding aldose epimerase family protein — protein MRSEEFGTLDDGTTVHRWTLESAGVRVRVLTYGGIVQSAEAPDRQGDTAEVVLGFPSLKGYLDAPGFYFGALVGRYANRIAGGRFELGERTYHLAHNDGENSLHGGERGFDKRMWEAEEVDGALRLSRVSPHGEEGFPGRLEVSATYSLDENGALHIAYEAVSDAPTVVNLTNHSYFNLGGVGPDGVRRDAREHELRLVASRLTMPGEDRIPTGEPAEVAGTRFDFRAHRPVGSGIDHNFVLDKGVTPVPEEFGELYDAGSGRTLTVSTTEPGVHVYTADHFGGDPYGPCDGVALETQHFPDSPNRPDFPSAVLSPDEVYLSETVYALGVRA, from the coding sequence ATGCGCAGCGAAGAATTCGGCACCCTCGACGACGGTACGACCGTCCACCGCTGGACCCTGGAATCGGCGGGCGTGCGGGTACGCGTCCTGACGTACGGCGGAATCGTGCAGTCGGCCGAGGCCCCCGACCGGCAGGGCGACACGGCCGAGGTGGTCCTCGGCTTCCCCTCCCTGAAGGGCTACCTGGACGCGCCGGGGTTCTACTTCGGTGCGCTGGTCGGGCGGTACGCGAACCGGATCGCGGGCGGCCGGTTCGAGCTCGGTGAGCGGACGTACCACCTGGCCCACAACGACGGCGAGAACAGCCTGCACGGCGGCGAGCGCGGTTTCGACAAGCGGATGTGGGAGGCCGAGGAGGTCGACGGCGCGCTGCGGCTGTCCCGCGTCAGCCCGCACGGCGAGGAGGGCTTCCCCGGCCGCCTCGAGGTCTCCGCGACGTACTCGCTGGACGAGAACGGCGCCCTGCACATCGCCTACGAGGCGGTGAGCGACGCGCCGACCGTGGTGAACCTGACCAATCACTCGTACTTCAACCTCGGCGGCGTAGGCCCGGACGGGGTGCGGCGGGACGCCCGGGAGCACGAACTGCGGCTCGTCGCCTCGCGGTTGACGATGCCGGGCGAGGACCGTATCCCCACCGGGGAACCGGCCGAGGTGGCGGGCACCCGCTTCGACTTCCGCGCGCACCGCCCGGTCGGCTCGGGAATCGACCACAACTTCGTGCTGGACAAGGGGGTCACGCCGGTGCCCGAGGAGTTCGGTGAGCTGTACGACGCCGGTTCGGGCCGGACACTGACGGTGTCCACCACCGAGCCCGGGGTGCACGTCTACACGGCCGACCACTTCGGCGGCGATCCGTACGGCCCCTGCGACGGCGTCGCCCTGGAGACCCAGCACTTCCCCGACTCCCCCAACCGGCCGGACTTCCCCTCCGCGGTGCTCAGCCCCGACGAGGTCTATCTCTCGGAGACGGTCTACGCGCTCGGGGTACGCGCCTGA